A window of Bufo gargarizans isolate SCDJY-AF-19 chromosome 9, ASM1485885v1, whole genome shotgun sequence contains these coding sequences:
- the LOC122946548 gene encoding serine/threonine-protein kinase Sgk1-like: protein MGSSRKRKKTTTPSREDRQNGEEKKKITPKWRGIAIEDPQEGCSQQVSKAQPATQLPKNTSFLYGLQNQWRRFAGFIKKKKTYILKKGRQLWGIDDPNKTTTKNQSSVKGSKNKIGSRKRETEDHGAPTKRPKVESATTTKSKEPNVAFEVGETTEKRQNGRKRPFTDSRSKMNMNELEPRKKAKLDSDYSHKESTEEGEKATAPLTVDKFTFHHVLGEGGFGKVMLATDSIRKERVAIKAVEKRSALWWSSGLEEGEFLQIAQESIFLVHGYGAFHTQNYIYFVMELVTGGTLYDLIEERQWLSLCTVRFLVAEMVCGIQFLHSKGIVHRDLKADNILLTTKGHIKITDFGLAIRVTREGDIHGTPAPEKITGEPYYAAEDWFSLGVITNGLVAGCRPAETVAQVTDMVQKQETSENFDHAAKDLLTGLLCKDKSLRLGMRGNIREHTFFSSINWDELESGKTESPLKISEDTMEEYVTRQISVPHSEAEKKQPIMNQELFEKVSFVCPAWSAHYHTAPMHPDP from the coding sequence ATGGGATCCagtagaaagagaaaaaaaacaacaacaccatCGAGAGAAGACAGACAAAATGGAGAGGAGAAAAAGAAGATAACACCAAAATGGAGAGGAATTGCCATAGAGGATCCACAGGAGGGATGCAGCCAGCAGGTGAGCAAGGCCCAACCTGCTACTCAGCTGCCTAAAAACACCTCATTTCTTTATGGACTGCAGAACCAGTGGAGAAGGTTTGCAGGATTCATAAAGAAGAAGAAAACATACATCCTTAAAAAAGGAAGACAACTTTGGGGAATTGATGACCCCAATAAAACAACAACCAAAAATCAAAGCTCAGTCAAGGGCTCCAAAAATAAGATAGGATCTCGCAAAAGGGAAACAGAAGACCACGGTGCACCCACTAAAAGACCAAAAGTAGAAAGTGCAACAACTACAAAATCAAAAGAACCAAATGTTGCATTTGAagtgggagaaacaacagagAAGCGCCAAAATGGGAGAAAAAGACCCTTTACAGATAGCAGATCCAAAATGAACATGAATGAACTGGAGCCAAGGAAGAAGGCTAAGCTAGACAGCGACTACTCTCATAAAGAGAGCACAGAAGAAGGGGAAAAGGCCACAGCGCCTTTAACGGTGGACAAATTTACATTCCATCATGTTCTCGGAGAAGGTGGCTTTGGAAAGGTGATGCTGGCAACAGACTCTATACGGAAAGAACGTGTTGCCATCAAAGCAGTAGAAAAGAGATCAGCACTATGGTGGTCGTCAGGATTAGAAGAAGGCGAATTCCTGCAGATTGCTCAGGAGAGCATCTTTCTGGTTCACGGCTATGGAGCTTTTCATACTCAGAACTACATCTACTTCGTCATGGAGCTGGTCACTGGCGGGACTCTCTATGACTTGATTGAAGAGAGACAATGGCTAAGCCTCTGCACTGTACGATTTCTAGTTGCAGAGATGGTATGTGGAATACAGTTCCTCCATTCCAAAGGCATCGTTCACAGAGACCTGAAAGCCGATAACATCCTCTTGACTACAAAAGGCCACATTAAGATCACAGATTTTGGTCTTGCTATCAGAGTCACAAGAGAAGGAGACATTCACGGGACCCCTGCACCAGAGAAGATCACTGGTGAGCCGTATTATGCTGCAGAAGACTGGTTTTCTTTAGGCGTAATTACCAATGGCCTAGTAGCCGGTTGTAGACCTGCAGAGACGGTTGCACAAGTCACTGACATGGTCCAAAAACAAGAAACATCTGAAAACTTTGACCATGCTGCTAAAGACTTGTTAACTGGGCTCCTGTGCAAGGACAAGTCTCTAAGATTAGGGATGAGAGGCAACATACGTGAGCATACCTTTTTCTCTTCAATTAACTGGGATGAACTGGAATCAGGAAAAACAGAGTCACCACTCAAAATCAGTGAAGACACCATGGAAGAGTATGTGACAAGGCAGATATCGGTACCACACAGTGAGGCTGAGAAGAAGCAGCCAATCATGAACCAAGAGCTGTTCGAGAAGGTCTCATTTGTCTGTCCAGCTTGGAGTGCACACTACCACACTGCTCCAATGCACCCAGACCCTTAG